The proteins below are encoded in one region of Culturomica massiliensis:
- a CDS encoding PorV/PorQ family protein, with amino-acid sequence GAKKGSAFAADLGAMYHAPSWNAGLSVTNLGSKIDYGYDSYELPACLKAGGAYWHTFSDRHRLTGHAELAYRLMPSDYSGVNVGLGAEYLYNDLIAVRGGYHIGDDKKTGPSYATLGCGLMYRGAEVNFAYWLAGSDSPVKGTFCLSAGWNF; translated from the coding sequence CCGGAGCGAAGAAGGGTTCGGCCTTTGCAGCGGATCTGGGTGCGATGTATCATGCGCCGTCGTGGAATGCGGGTCTTTCCGTAACGAACCTGGGTTCAAAGATCGATTACGGTTACGACAGCTATGAGCTTCCTGCCTGCCTGAAAGCGGGCGGGGCTTACTGGCATACCTTTTCTGACCGGCACCGTCTGACGGGTCATGCGGAGCTGGCTTACCGTCTGATGCCTTCCGATTACAGCGGCGTTAATGTTGGTCTTGGGGCCGAATACCTTTACAACGATCTGATAGCGGTGCGCGGGGGTTATCACATCGGGGACGATAAGAAGACAGGTCCGAGTTATGCCACTCTGGGTTGCGGTCTGATGTACCGCGGAGCAGAAGTGAACTTTGCTTACTGGCTGGCTGGCAGTGATTCGCCGGTGAAGGGAACGTTCTGTCTCTCTGCCGGATG